The following coding sequences are from one Bos indicus x Bos taurus breed Angus x Brahman F1 hybrid chromosome 5, Bos_hybrid_MaternalHap_v2.0, whole genome shotgun sequence window:
- the LOC113893728 gene encoding olfactory receptor 6C2-like, with amino-acid sequence MKNYTAITKFILVGLTDDPNLKILLFIFLLLTYLLSVAGNLIIITLTLVDPHLKTPMYFFLRNFSILEVSFTTVCIPRFLYTMASGDNTVTYNACATQLFFVVILAVTEFFILTAMSYDRYMAICKPLHYTTIMNNTVCIKFLIGCYMIALIIVLPPFGMGFELEFCDSNVIDHFGCDAAPILKITCSDTEFLERFVFVLAVLTLLFTLVCVIMSYTYIIRTILRFPSVQQRKRAFSTCSSHLIVVSITYGTCIFIYIKPHAKEGVAINKVVSVLTTSVAPVMNPFIYTLRNKQVVQAFKDMIKRVASYFK; translated from the coding sequence ATGAAAAATTACACAGCAATAACAAAGTTCATCCTTGTGGGACTAACCGATGACCCGAATCTAAAGATTCTGCTGTTCATCTTTTTGCTTCTAACCTACCTTTTGAGTGTTGCTGGGAACCTGATCATCATCACTCTCACTCTGGTAGATCCTCACCTCAAAACACCCATGTATTTTTTCCTCCGGAATTTCTCCATCTTGGAAGTGTCATTCACAACCGTCTGCATTCCCAGATTCCTCTACACAATGGCATCTGGGGACAACACTGTTACCTACAATGCATGTGCCACtcaattattttttgttgttatcctGGCTGTGACTGAGTTTTTTATTCTGACGGCCATGTCCTATGACCGCTACATGGCCATCTGCAAACCCCTGCATTACACGACCATCATGAACAACACGGTCTGCATTAAGTTCCTCATTGGCTGTTACATGATTGCTCTAATCATCGTCCTCCCACCATTTGGCATGGGCTTTGAGCTTGAGTTTTGTGACTCTAATGTCATAGATCACTTTGGCTGTGATGCTGCTCCCATCCTGAAGATTACTTGCTCAGACACAGAGTTCCTAGAGCGATTTGTCTTTGTACTGGCTGTATTGACACTCCTGTTCACCTTGGTGTGTGTAATCATGTCCTATACATACATCATCAGGACCATTCTCAGATTCCCTTCTGTGCAGCAAAGGAAAAGGGCTTTTTCTACATGTTCTTCCCATTTAATTGTGGTTTCCATCACTTATGGAACCTGCATCTTCATCTATATTAAACCACATGCAAAAGAAGGGGTAGCTATTAATAAAGTGGTGTCAGTTCTTACCACCTCTGTTGCCCCAGTAATGAATCCTTTCATTTATACTCTGAGGAACAAACAAGTGGTACAAGCTTTCAAAGACATGATCAAAAGGGTTGCATCCTATTTCAAATGA
- the LOC113893729 gene encoding olfactory receptor 6C4-like, whose product MKNRTFTEFILLGLTNQPEVQALIFIFLFLTYMLSVLGNLTIIILTLVDSHLQTPMYFFLRNFSFLEVSFTSIFIPRFLTSMTTGNKAISFAGCLIQYFFAIFLGATEFYLLASMSYDRYVAICKPLHYLTIMNSRVCIQLVFCSWLGGFLAIFPPIILISQVDFCASNVLNHYYCDYGPLLELACSDTSLLELMVISLAVVTLVVTLVLVTLSYTYIIRTILRIPSAQQRAKAFFTCSSHRIVISLSYGSCMFMYINPSAKEEGAFNKGIAVLITSITPLLNPFIYTLRNQQVKQAFKDTIKKIVKF is encoded by the coding sequence ATGAAAAACCGAACATTTACTGAGTTTATTTTGTTGGGCCTCACAAATCAACCTGAGGTCCAGGCACTGATAttcatctttctgtttctcaccTACATGCTAAGTGTCCTAGGAAATCTGACTATCATCATTCTCACTCTAGTAGATTCTCACCTCCAAacccccatgtatttcttcctccGGAATTTCTCCTTCTTAGAAGTTTCCTTCACATCCATTTTCATTCCCAGATTTCTGACCAGCATGACAACAGGAAATAAAGCCATCAGCTTTGCTGGATgcttaattcaatatttttttgctATATTTCTTGGGGCAACAGAGTTTTACCTCCTGGCTTCTAtgtcctatgaccgctatgtggccatctgcaaaccccTGCACTACCTGACCATCATGAACAGCAGAGTCTGCATACAACTTGTGTTCTGCTCCTGGCTAGGGGGATTCCTGGCTATCTTTCCCCCAATCATCTTAATAAGCCAGGTGGATTTCTGTGCCTCCAATGTTCTGAATCACTATTACTGTGACTATGGGCCCCTCCTGGAGCTCGCCTGCTCAGACACAAGCCTCTTAGAACTGATGGTCATCTCCTTGGCAGTTGTGACTTTGGTGGTTACTCTGGTGCTGGTGACACTTTCTTATACATACATTATCAGGACCATTCTGAGGATTCCTTCTGCTCAGCAAAGGGCAAAGGCTTTTTTCACTTGTTCCTCCCACAGGATTGTCATCTCGCTCTCTTATGGCAGCTGCATGTTTATGTACATTAATCCTTCTGCAAAAGAAGAAGGTGCTTTCAACAAAGGAATAGCCGTGCTCATTACTTCAATTACTCCCTTGTTAAATCCCTTCATTTATACTCTAAGAAATCAGCAAGTGAAACAAGCCTTCAAGGACACCATCAAAAAGATTGTAAagttttaa